A region of Streptomyces sp. NBC_01788 DNA encodes the following proteins:
- a CDS encoding sensor histidine kinase, translating to MQRLYDFIRRHPMWVDGSWALILLGLSGVSVSNLNGAPGHHGSVHAGLALSFVLCVVVALRRRMPEKMLVLAGAAGAAQLVLDAETMVADFAMLVIIYTVAAIGARWASRFALAGGLCAATLAQIRWPQHDASALGNVAITVFQTVPFALAWVLGDSVRTRRAYFAQLEERAARLEKEREAQAKVAVAAERARIARELHDVVAHNVSVMVVQADGAAYVLDAAPDQAKKALETISSTGRQALAEMRRLLGVLRTGEHQEGGEYVPQPDVGQIEDLVEQCRGSGLPVDFRIEGTPRPLPSGVELTAYRIVQEALTNTRKHGGPNAGASVRLVYFDDGLGLLVEDDGKGAPHELYEEGGADGHGHGLIGMRERIGMVGGTLDAGPRPGGGFRISALLPLKPVH from the coding sequence GTGCAGCGCCTCTATGACTTCATCCGCAGGCACCCGATGTGGGTGGACGGCTCCTGGGCCCTCATCCTCCTCGGGCTTTCCGGCGTGAGCGTGTCGAATCTCAACGGGGCGCCCGGCCACCACGGTTCGGTCCACGCGGGCCTCGCCCTGTCCTTCGTGCTGTGCGTGGTCGTCGCACTGCGCCGCCGGATGCCGGAGAAGATGCTGGTGCTGGCGGGCGCGGCGGGTGCGGCGCAGCTGGTCCTGGACGCCGAGACGATGGTCGCCGACTTCGCCATGCTGGTGATCATTTACACGGTCGCCGCGATCGGCGCCCGCTGGGCCAGCCGGTTCGCCCTGGCCGGCGGGCTGTGCGCGGCGACCCTCGCGCAGATCCGCTGGCCGCAGCACGACGCGAGCGCCCTGGGCAATGTCGCGATAACCGTCTTCCAGACGGTGCCGTTCGCCCTCGCCTGGGTGCTCGGCGACTCGGTGCGCACCCGCCGCGCCTACTTCGCGCAGTTGGAGGAGCGCGCCGCCCGTCTGGAGAAGGAACGCGAGGCGCAGGCCAAGGTCGCGGTCGCCGCGGAACGCGCCCGCATAGCGCGCGAGCTGCACGACGTGGTCGCGCACAACGTGTCGGTGATGGTGGTGCAGGCCGACGGCGCCGCCTACGTCCTGGACGCCGCGCCCGACCAGGCCAAGAAGGCCCTGGAGACGATCTCCTCCACCGGCCGCCAGGCCCTCGCCGAGATGCGCCGCCTGCTGGGCGTGCTGCGCACCGGGGAGCACCAGGAGGGCGGCGAGTACGTGCCGCAGCCCGACGTCGGCCAGATCGAGGACCTCGTCGAGCAGTGCCGGGGTTCCGGGCTGCCCGTCGACTTCAGGATCGAGGGCACCCCGCGCCCGCTGCCCAGCGGGGTCGAGCTCACCGCGTACCGCATCGTGCAGGAGGCCCTCACCAACACCCGCAAGCACGGCGGGCCGAACGCGGGCGCGAGCGTGCGCCTGGTCTACTTCGACGACGGGCTCGGACTGCTCGTCGAGGACGACGGCAAGGGCGCGCCGCACGAGCTGTACGAGGAGGGCGGCGCCGACGGGCATGGGCACGGCCTGATCGGCATGCGCGAACGCATCGGCATGGTGGGCGGCACCCTGGACGCGGGACCGCGCCCCGGCGGCGGCTTCCGCATCAGCGCCCTGCTGCCGCTCAAACCGGTGCACTGA
- a CDS encoding response regulator transcription factor — MTIRVMLVDDQVLLRTGFRMVLAAQPDMEVVAEAGDGVEALQVLRSTAVDVVLMDVRMPKLDGVEATRRICSEPDPPKVLILTTFDLDEYAFSGLKAGASGFMLKDVPPGDLLAAIRSVHSGDAVVAPSTTRRLLDRFAPMLPTAGKEPQHKELQRLTEREREVMVLVAQGLSNGEIAARLVLSEATVKTHVGRILTKLGLRDRVQVVVLAYETGLVRAGGHG; from the coding sequence ATGACGATCCGCGTGATGCTCGTCGACGACCAGGTGCTGCTGCGCACAGGATTCCGGATGGTGCTCGCCGCCCAGCCGGACATGGAGGTCGTCGCGGAGGCGGGCGACGGTGTCGAGGCCCTCCAGGTGCTGCGTTCCACCGCCGTCGACGTGGTGCTGATGGACGTGCGCATGCCGAAGCTGGACGGTGTGGAGGCCACCCGCCGCATCTGCTCCGAGCCGGACCCGCCGAAGGTGCTCATCCTGACCACCTTCGACCTCGACGAGTACGCCTTCTCCGGGCTGAAGGCCGGCGCCTCCGGATTCATGCTCAAGGACGTGCCGCCCGGCGACCTGCTCGCCGCGATCCGCTCCGTGCACAGCGGGGACGCCGTCGTCGCGCCCTCCACCACCCGGCGGCTGCTCGACCGGTTCGCCCCGATGCTGCCCACGGCCGGCAAGGAGCCCCAGCACAAGGAGCTCCAGCGGCTCACCGAGCGCGAGCGCGAGGTCATGGTTCTGGTCGCGCAGGGCCTGTCGAACGGCGAGATCGCCGCCCGGCTGGTGCTGTCCGAGGCGACGGTGAAGACCCATGTGGGCCGCATCCTGACCAAGCTCGGCCTGCGGGACCGGGTGCAGGTGGTGGTCCTCGCCTACGAGACGGGACTCGTCCGGGCCGGCGGACACGGCTGA
- a CDS encoding PH domain-containing protein encodes METGSREDERAAAGDEPVWRALPRGLLRMRRLLLVVWLGLFALAAGLLPGLLAGLAWSAFALLPLALMAWGWVLLGRNWRSWRYAERADDLLISRGVLWREETVVPYGRMQLVEVTSGPVERHFGLATVQLHTAAAATDAIIPGLDPAEAERLRDRLTELGEARSAGL; translated from the coding sequence ATGGAAACGGGGAGCCGGGAGGACGAGCGGGCTGCGGCCGGGGACGAACCGGTGTGGCGGGCACTGCCGCGCGGCCTGCTGCGGATGCGCCGGCTGTTGCTGGTGGTGTGGCTGGGCCTGTTCGCCCTGGCCGCGGGGCTGCTGCCGGGCCTGCTGGCCGGCCTCGCCTGGTCGGCGTTCGCCCTGCTGCCGCTGGCGCTGATGGCGTGGGGCTGGGTGCTGCTCGGCCGCAACTGGCGCTCGTGGCGGTACGCCGAGCGCGCCGACGACCTGCTGATCAGCCGGGGCGTGCTGTGGCGCGAGGAGACCGTGGTGCCCTACGGGCGGATGCAGCTCGTCGAGGTCACCTCCGGGCCCGTGGAGCGGCACTTCGGGCTGGCCACCGTGCAGCTGCACACGGCTGCCGCCGCGACCGACGCGATCATCCCCGGCCTCGACCCGGCCGAGGCGGAACGGCTGCGTGACCGGCTCACCGAACTCGGCGAGGCACGATCGGCGGGGCTGTGA
- a CDS encoding SAM-dependent methyltransferase — protein sequence MYGPDGFYRRPEGPAGHFRTSVHASPLFAAAVARLLCRVDRALGRPAALDFVDMAAGRGELAAGVLAALPADVAARTRVHAVEIAARPEGLDGRIAWSEQPPRGITGLLFANEWLDNVPVEVVEVDSAGVPRQVLVRRDGAERLGEPVTGARARWLDRWWPLAAEQGLRAEIGLPRDTAWAAAVSRVERGLAVAVDYAHTAGARPPFGTLTGFREGRETAPVPDGSCDITAHVALDACAASAPEGARLLTQREALHALGVTGARPPLSLASTRPSEYVRSLARAGEAAELTAPGGLGDFGWLAHPAGLAEADAAALFVDVPDHEEH from the coding sequence CTGTACGGGCCGGACGGCTTCTACCGGCGGCCCGAGGGCCCGGCCGGCCACTTCCGTACGTCCGTGCACGCCTCGCCGCTGTTCGCGGCGGCCGTGGCGCGGCTGCTGTGCCGGGTCGACCGGGCGCTGGGCCGCCCGGCGGCGCTCGACTTCGTCGACATGGCGGCCGGGCGGGGCGAGCTGGCGGCGGGCGTGCTCGCCGCGCTGCCCGCGGACGTGGCGGCACGCACGCGCGTGCACGCGGTCGAGATCGCCGCCCGGCCGGAGGGCCTGGACGGCCGGATCGCGTGGTCGGAGCAGCCACCGCGGGGGATCACCGGGCTGCTGTTCGCCAACGAGTGGCTGGACAACGTGCCGGTGGAGGTCGTGGAGGTGGACTCCGCGGGCGTGCCCCGGCAGGTCCTCGTACGGCGGGACGGCGCCGAACGGCTCGGGGAGCCGGTGACGGGAGCGCGGGCGCGGTGGCTGGACCGGTGGTGGCCGCTGGCCGCCGAGCAGGGCCTGCGCGCGGAGATCGGGCTGCCCCGCGACACCGCCTGGGCCGCCGCGGTCTCGCGGGTCGAACGGGGCCTCGCGGTCGCCGTCGACTACGCGCACACGGCCGGGGCGCGACCGCCCTTCGGAACGCTCACGGGCTTCCGGGAGGGCCGGGAGACGGCACCGGTGCCGGACGGGTCGTGCGACATCACGGCGCACGTGGCCCTGGACGCCTGCGCCGCGAGCGCGCCTGAGGGCGCCCGGCTGCTGACACAGCGCGAGGCCCTGCACGCCCTGGGAGTCACCGGCGCACGCCCCCCGCTCAGCCTCGCCTCCACGCGCCCCTCGGAGTACGTACGCTCCCTCGCGCGCGCCGGGGAGGCCGCCGAACTCACCGCGCCGGGCGGGCTCGGCGACTTCGGCTGGCTGGCGCACCCGGCCGGCCTCGCGGAGGCGGACGCGGCGGCCCTATTTGTCGATGTCCCCGACCACGAAGAACATTGA
- a CDS encoding phosphatidylglycerol lysyltransferase domain-containing protein, whose translation MRRILRGPRPEAVPALVARACAVVGLLDIAAGVFPRFRHSRMHAMAEVLPGSFGPFAAALSLSVGVLLLLLAHGLRRRKRRAWRAAVALLPAGAAAEFVYRHSVVGLVISLALLAPLLFHRGEFAALPDPRSRWRALANFVLMSAGSLALGMIIVSVHTHRMVGDPSVADRLTHVVYGLIGFEGPVDYQGNTSWTVAFSLGALGWLTAVTTVYLAFRPEHPAARLTEEDESRLRELLARHGGRDSLGHFALRRDKAVVFSPSGKAAVTYRVVSGVMLASGDPIGDVEAWPGAIERFMDEARAHSWTPAVMGCSETGGEVWTRETGLDALELGDEAVVDVADFSLAGRAMRNVRQMVKRIERAGYETRVRRIRDLGATELERVRRAAEDWRGTDTERGFSMALGRIGDPADGDCLIATAHKQDAEPGEYGDLKAILHFVPWGEDGVSLDLMRRDRSADPGMNELLIVAALQAAPKFGITRISLNFAMFRSALARGEKIGAGPVLRAWRGLLVFLSRWFQIESLYKFNAKFQPRWEPRFVVYRASSDLPRIGFAAMQAEGFVHLALPLPRFLRRRSAAQSPCAHSVAEPDVRAA comes from the coding sequence ATGCGGCGCATACTGCGCGGCCCGCGCCCCGAGGCCGTCCCCGCGCTGGTCGCCAGGGCCTGCGCGGTCGTCGGCCTCCTGGACATCGCCGCGGGCGTCTTCCCGCGCTTCCGGCACAGCCGGATGCACGCCATGGCCGAGGTGCTGCCGGGCTCGTTCGGGCCGTTCGCCGCGGCGCTCTCGCTCAGCGTGGGCGTGCTGCTGCTGTTGCTCGCGCACGGCCTGAGGCGGCGCAAGCGCCGGGCCTGGCGCGCGGCCGTGGCCCTGCTGCCGGCCGGCGCGGCCGCGGAGTTCGTCTACCGGCACTCCGTGGTCGGGTTGGTCATCTCGCTGGCGCTGCTCGCGCCGCTGCTGTTCCACCGCGGCGAGTTCGCCGCGCTGCCGGACCCGCGCAGCCGCTGGCGGGCGCTGGCCAACTTCGTCCTCATGAGCGCCGGCTCACTGGCCCTGGGCATGATCATCGTCAGCGTGCACACGCACCGCATGGTCGGCGACCCCAGCGTGGCGGACCGGCTGACCCATGTCGTCTACGGCCTGATCGGCTTCGAGGGCCCGGTGGACTACCAGGGCAACACCTCCTGGACCGTCGCCTTCTCCCTCGGCGCCCTCGGCTGGCTCACCGCCGTCACCACCGTCTACCTGGCCTTCCGCCCCGAGCACCCGGCGGCACGCCTGACCGAGGAGGACGAGAGCAGGCTGCGCGAGCTGCTGGCCCGGCACGGCGGCCGCGACTCCCTCGGCCACTTCGCGCTGCGCCGTGACAAGGCCGTCGTGTTCTCCCCCAGCGGCAAGGCGGCGGTGACGTACCGCGTCGTCTCCGGCGTGATGCTCGCCAGCGGCGACCCGATCGGCGACGTCGAGGCCTGGCCGGGCGCCATCGAGCGCTTCATGGACGAGGCCAGGGCCCACTCCTGGACGCCCGCCGTGATGGGCTGCTCCGAGACCGGCGGCGAGGTGTGGACCCGGGAGACCGGCCTGGACGCGCTGGAACTGGGCGACGAGGCGGTGGTCGACGTCGCGGATTTCTCGCTCGCCGGACGCGCGATGCGCAACGTCCGCCAGATGGTCAAGCGCATCGAGCGAGCCGGCTACGAAACCCGGGTGCGGCGCATCCGTGACCTCGGCGCCACCGAGCTGGAGCGGGTCCGGCGGGCCGCCGAGGACTGGCGCGGCACCGACACCGAACGCGGCTTCTCCATGGCGCTCGGCCGCATCGGCGACCCGGCCGACGGCGACTGCCTCATCGCCACCGCCCACAAGCAGGACGCGGAGCCGGGCGAGTACGGCGATCTGAAGGCGATCCTGCACTTCGTGCCCTGGGGCGAGGACGGCGTGTCCCTGGACCTGATGCGGCGCGACCGCTCGGCCGACCCCGGCATGAACGAACTGCTGATCGTGGCGGCGCTCCAGGCCGCCCCGAAATTCGGCATCACCCGTATATCGCTGAACTTCGCGATGTTCCGCTCGGCGCTGGCGCGGGGCGAGAAGATCGGCGCCGGCCCGGTGCTGCGCGCCTGGCGCGGGCTGCTGGTCTTCCTCTCCCGCTGGTTCCAGATCGAGTCGCTGTACAAGTTCAACGCCAAGTTCCAGCCCCGCTGGGAGCCGCGGTTCGTCGTCTACCGCGCCTCCTCCGACCTGCCCCGCATC
- a CDS encoding PH domain-containing protein yields MNDAAVPGGLPVTERRLHPVTPLRRAWAPVAVLTGWAVHDPDQAQRHLTRLTTTTLVTGLALVIPLAALYGFLSWWFTHFAVTDTELRIRTGLFFRRTAHIRLERIQAVDVTRPLLARVAGVAKLKLDVVGTDKKDELAFLGEEEARALRAELLARAAGFAPETAREVGEAPARELVRVPGRLIAVSLLLTGATWVSLVAAAVVPPLLWLATHSLWTVLASVLPLLGSAVANSAGRFAAEYDWVVGESPDGLRIDRGLLDRTHETVPPGRVQTVRIVEPLLWRWRGWVRVELDVAGSSNTLLLPVAPREVAESVIARVLPGVTVPQASGLLRPPRRARWCAPVWWRGHGIAVTDAVFAARHGLLRRRLALVPHAKVQSVRLRQGPWQRVWGLAGVHVDNGAGRTVTARLRDAREADRLLRAQAERSRTGRRSARPDRWMT; encoded by the coding sequence GTGAACGACGCGGCCGTACCCGGCGGGCTGCCCGTGACCGAGCGGCGGCTGCATCCCGTCACGCCCCTGAGACGGGCGTGGGCGCCGGTCGCCGTGCTCACGGGCTGGGCCGTGCACGACCCCGACCAGGCGCAGCGGCACCTGACGCGGCTGACGACGACCACGCTGGTGACCGGGCTCGCGCTCGTCATACCCCTGGCCGCCCTCTACGGCTTCCTGTCCTGGTGGTTCACACACTTCGCGGTGACCGACACCGAACTGCGCATCCGCACCGGGCTGTTCTTCCGCCGCACCGCGCACATCCGGCTGGAGCGGATCCAGGCCGTCGACGTCACCCGGCCGCTGCTCGCCCGGGTCGCGGGCGTGGCCAAGCTGAAACTCGACGTCGTAGGGACGGACAAGAAGGACGAACTCGCCTTCCTCGGCGAGGAGGAGGCGCGGGCGCTGCGCGCCGAACTGCTCGCGCGTGCGGCCGGGTTCGCACCGGAGACGGCGCGCGAGGTCGGTGAGGCACCCGCGCGGGAACTGGTCCGTGTACCCGGGCGCCTGATCGCCGTCTCGCTGCTGCTGACCGGCGCGACCTGGGTGTCGCTGGTCGCCGCCGCCGTCGTACCGCCGCTGCTGTGGCTGGCCACCCACAGCCTGTGGACAGTGCTCGCCTCCGTCCTGCCGCTGCTCGGCAGCGCCGTGGCGAACAGCGCGGGACGCTTCGCCGCCGAGTACGACTGGGTGGTGGGCGAATCGCCCGACGGGCTGCGGATCGACCGGGGGCTGCTGGACCGCACGCACGAGACGGTGCCGCCGGGGCGGGTGCAGACCGTACGGATCGTGGAGCCGCTGCTGTGGCGGTGGCGCGGCTGGGTGCGGGTCGAGCTGGACGTCGCCGGGTCGTCGAACACCTTGCTGCTGCCGGTCGCTCCGCGGGAGGTCGCCGAGTCGGTGATCGCCCGGGTTCTGCCCGGGGTGACGGTGCCTCAGGCCTCCGGCCTGCTCCGGCCGCCGCGGCGCGCCCGGTGGTGCGCGCCGGTGTGGTGGCGCGGCCACGGGATCGCCGTCACCGACGCGGTGTTCGCCGCGCGGCACGGACTGCTGCGGCGCCGGCTCGCACTGGTGCCGCACGCGAAAGTGCAGAGCGTACGGCTGCGGCAGGGGCCCTGGCAGCGTGTGTGGGGCCTCGCCGGCGTGCACGTGGACAACGGGGCCGGCCGGACCGTGACGGCCCGGCTGCGGGACGCGCGGGAGGCGGACCGGCTGCTGCGGGCCCAGGCGGAGAGGTCGCGCACGGGCCGCCGGAGCGCGCGGCCGGACCGGTGGATGACCTGA
- a CDS encoding DUF5937 family protein codes for MSVRIDIAGLRPERVAVVAAPLAELGMALHALSEPGHHPGLQGWVTGVTARLDSHLADRMCEADFLWRTTFSDLFLPCAGVPGGSTLPGATLADDLDVLDKLSDEQFVDAALEFTCALPYSLPGPGALADAGLRRRAVELAAARGPQQVRFTERLLADPPRIRAWLRQFLEDCDEAFFARTWSRLHHQLAADTRHKTELLRRKGLAEALSAASPAVALDEGAARITVDKLGDGRTATAEGGLLLVPTSLGWPHLMVLHRYGWQPVLHYPVGSPELAAPPSVEQLTLRMTALSHPVRMRLCRSLARSACTTSELAQVHGMTAPEISRHLGVLKKAGLVTTRRRGRYVLHQLDVTTVARLGSDFLEGVLR; via the coding sequence ATGAGTGTGCGGATCGACATCGCCGGGCTGCGGCCGGAGAGGGTGGCCGTCGTGGCCGCGCCGCTGGCCGAGCTCGGCATGGCGCTGCACGCGCTGTCCGAGCCGGGGCACCACCCCGGCCTTCAGGGCTGGGTGACCGGTGTCACCGCCCGGCTCGACTCGCACCTGGCCGACCGGATGTGCGAGGCGGACTTCCTGTGGCGCACGACGTTCTCCGACCTCTTCCTGCCGTGCGCGGGCGTGCCCGGCGGCTCCACGCTCCCGGGCGCGACCCTCGCCGACGACCTGGACGTCCTCGACAAGCTGTCCGACGAGCAGTTCGTGGACGCCGCCCTGGAGTTCACCTGCGCGCTGCCGTACAGCCTGCCGGGCCCCGGTGCGCTCGCCGACGCCGGGCTGCGCCGCCGTGCCGTGGAGCTGGCCGCCGCGCGCGGGCCGCAGCAGGTGCGCTTCACCGAGCGGCTGCTGGCCGACCCGCCCCGCATCAGGGCCTGGCTGCGGCAGTTCCTCGAGGACTGCGACGAGGCGTTCTTCGCGCGGACCTGGTCCCGGCTGCATCACCAGCTCGCGGCCGACACCCGGCACAAGACCGAGCTGCTGCGCCGCAAGGGCCTGGCCGAGGCCCTGTCGGCGGCGTCCCCGGCGGTGGCGCTCGACGAGGGGGCCGCGCGGATCACCGTCGACAAGCTGGGCGACGGCCGCACGGCCACGGCGGAGGGCGGCCTGCTGCTCGTGCCGACGAGCCTCGGCTGGCCCCACCTGATGGTGCTGCACCGGTACGGCTGGCAGCCGGTGCTGCACTATCCGGTCGGCTCCCCGGAGCTCGCCGCCCCGCCCTCGGTGGAGCAGCTCACCCTGCGGATGACCGCCCTGTCCCATCCGGTGCGGATGCGGCTGTGCCGCAGCCTGGCCCGCAGCGCGTGCACCACCAGCGAGCTGGCCCAGGTGCACGGCATGACCGCGCCGGAGATATCCCGGCACCTGGGCGTGCTGAAGAAGGCGGGCCTGGTCACCACCCGGCGCCGCGGGCGGTACGTGCTGCACCAGCTGGACGTCACCACGGTCGCCCGGCTGGGCAGCGACTTCCTCGAGGGAGTGCTCCGCTAG
- a CDS encoding alpha/beta hydrolase: MGLTSNKVLVLAILLAVLLFAGTVWLWPRLARRTWHAVTGRVGMLLATQVAIFVCVALAANQAFGFYASWADLFGRENAPGVVVDNSAHGRSGGPLQVIGTQQVRLGDGDRPHVSGQIQQVGIVGRTTHIASPAFVYLPPEYFQPQYRTRTFPAAVVLTGYPGTAQALISKLRYPHTAQELARTGRVQPMILVMLRPTVAPPRDTECVDVPGGPQTETFFAKDLPDALLAHYRVGRKPGSWGIVGDSTGGYCALKLALHHPEVYAAGAGLSPYYRAPIDPTTGDLFQGDRNLRNRADLLWSVKHLPAPDTSLLVTSSRLGEGNYRSTLRFIDAVKATNRTRIASIILDSGGHNFNTWRREIPATLQWMSGLLGDR; the protein is encoded by the coding sequence ATGGGTCTCACGAGCAACAAGGTGCTGGTACTGGCGATTCTCCTCGCCGTGCTGCTGTTCGCCGGCACGGTGTGGCTCTGGCCGCGTCTGGCCCGCCGTACCTGGCACGCGGTGACCGGACGCGTCGGCATGCTGCTGGCCACCCAGGTGGCGATCTTCGTCTGCGTCGCACTCGCCGCCAACCAGGCCTTCGGCTTCTACGCCAGCTGGGCGGACCTGTTCGGGCGGGAGAACGCGCCGGGGGTCGTCGTCGACAACTCCGCGCACGGCCGCTCCGGAGGCCCCCTCCAGGTGATCGGCACCCAGCAGGTGCGGCTGGGCGACGGCGACCGGCCCCACGTCTCCGGCCAGATCCAGCAGGTCGGCATCGTGGGCCGTACGACACACATCGCCTCGCCCGCGTTCGTCTACCTGCCGCCGGAGTACTTCCAGCCGCAGTACCGGACCCGTACCTTCCCGGCGGCCGTGGTCCTCACCGGCTACCCGGGCACCGCGCAGGCGCTGATCAGCAAGCTGCGCTACCCGCACACCGCGCAGGAGCTGGCCAGGACCGGGCGGGTGCAGCCGATGATCCTGGTGATGCTGCGGCCCACGGTGGCGCCGCCGCGGGACACGGAGTGCGTGGACGTCCCGGGCGGTCCGCAGACCGAGACGTTCTTCGCCAAGGACCTGCCGGACGCGCTCCTCGCGCACTACCGGGTCGGAAGGAAGCCGGGCAGCTGGGGCATTGTCGGCGATTCCACGGGCGGTTACTGCGCACTGAAACTCGCCCTTCACCATCCCGAGGTGTATGCCGCGGGTGCGGGCCTGTCCCCGTACTACAGGGCGCCCATCGATCCGACCACGGGTGATCTTTTCCAGGGAGACAGGAATCTCCGGAACCGTGCCGATCTGCTGTGGAGCGTCAAGCACCTGCCGGCGCCCGACACTTCGCTGCTCGTCACCAGCAGCAGGCTCGGCGAGGGCAACTACAGGTCGACGCTCAGGTTCATCGACGCGGTGAAGGCGACGAACAGGACGCGGATCGCGTCCATCATCCTCGACAGCGGCGGCCACAACTTCAACACCTGGCGGCGCGAGATCCCGGCGACGTTGCAGTGGATGAGCGGCCTGCTGGGCGACCGCTGA
- a CDS encoding AAA family ATPase, translating into MLLWINGPFGGGKTQTAHEIQRRLPGSVVCDPEHAGFGLRRMLPPGLRGDFRDLASWRQGVVEVLDLALTRHEGVVIAPMTVTDAGQFAETVGRLRELGHDVRHFSLLAERETVLRRLRERGFGHLVGYVAGKTAVGRETWAVRQLDDCLERLREPEFAEHLWTDHSTVPKTADRIAVLADLTLRPNTEGPLRTRLRQAKVGVRHIRFEGPGHMPDSGSGPGD; encoded by the coding sequence ATGCTCCTGTGGATCAACGGCCCCTTCGGGGGCGGAAAAACACAGACCGCACACGAGATCCAGCGCCGTCTGCCCGGCAGCGTCGTCTGCGATCCCGAGCATGCCGGGTTCGGTCTGCGCCGCATGCTGCCGCCCGGACTGCGCGGCGACTTCAGGGACTTGGCGTCCTGGCGGCAGGGGGTGGTGGAGGTCCTCGACCTGGCGCTCACCCGGCACGAGGGCGTGGTGATCGCGCCCATGACCGTCACCGACGCCGGCCAGTTCGCCGAGACCGTCGGGCGGCTGCGCGAACTGGGCCATGACGTACGGCACTTCTCGCTCCTCGCGGAACGCGAGACCGTTCTGAGACGGCTGCGGGAGCGCGGGTTCGGGCACCTTGTCGGGTACGTCGCCGGGAAGACTGCCGTCGGCCGGGAGACCTGGGCCGTGCGGCAGCTCGACGACTGCCTGGAGCGGCTGCGCGAGCCGGAGTTCGCCGAGCATCTGTGGACCGACCACTCGACCGTGCCGAAGACCGCGGACCGGATCGCCGTCCTGGCCGACCTGACGCTGCGGCCCAACACCGAGGGCCCGCTGCGGACACGGCTGCGGCAGGCGAAGGTCGGCGTCCGGCACATCCGGTTCGAAGGGCCGGGGCACATGCCCGACTCCGGCTCCGGCCCGGGGGACTAG
- a CDS encoding NADH-quinone oxidoreductase subunit D: MTPTTETTVGIGGAAESTDMVLNIGPQHPSTHGVLRLKLVLDGERIKRAEPVIGYMHRGAEKLFEARDYRQIIMLANRHDWLSAFSNELGVVLAVERMLGMEVPARAVWTRTLLAELNRVLNHLMFLGSYPLELGGITPVFYAFREREVLQNVMEEVSGGRMHYMFNRVGGLKEDLPAGWSTRARAAVAAVRSRMDVFDDLVLGNEIFRGRTRGVGVLTPRAVHAYGVSGPIARGAGVDFDLRRDEPYLAYGELQDTLKVVTRQEGDCLARFECLLEQTHNALDLADACLDRMAELPPGPINQRLPKVLKAPEGHTYAWTENPLGINGYYLVSKGEKTPYRLKLRSASYNNIQALTELLPGTLVADMVAILGSMFFVVGDIDK; encoded by the coding sequence ATGACTCCTACGACGGAGACCACGGTCGGGATCGGCGGCGCCGCGGAGAGCACCGACATGGTGCTGAACATCGGGCCGCAACACCCGTCCACGCACGGTGTGCTGCGGCTGAAGCTGGTGCTGGACGGCGAGCGCATCAAGCGCGCGGAGCCGGTGATCGGCTATATGCACCGCGGCGCGGAGAAGCTGTTCGAGGCACGGGACTACCGCCAGATCATCATGCTGGCCAACCGCCACGACTGGCTGTCGGCCTTCTCCAACGAGCTGGGCGTGGTCCTCGCCGTGGAGCGGATGCTCGGCATGGAGGTGCCCGCGCGCGCGGTGTGGACGCGCACCCTGCTCGCCGAGCTGAACCGGGTGCTCAACCACCTGATGTTCCTCGGCTCCTACCCGCTGGAGCTGGGCGGCATCACCCCGGTCTTCTACGCGTTCCGGGAGCGCGAGGTCCTCCAGAACGTCATGGAGGAGGTCTCCGGCGGCCGGATGCACTACATGTTCAACCGGGTCGGCGGCCTGAAGGAGGACCTGCCGGCCGGCTGGTCCACGCGCGCGCGTGCCGCGGTGGCCGCCGTACGCTCGCGCATGGACGTCTTCGACGACCTGGTGCTCGGCAACGAGATCTTCCGCGGACGCACCCGGGGCGTGGGCGTCCTGACACCGCGGGCCGTGCACGCCTACGGCGTGAGCGGTCCGATCGCGCGCGGGGCGGGCGTCGACTTCGACCTGCGCCGCGACGAGCCGTACCTGGCGTACGGAGAGCTCCAGGACACCTTGAAGGTGGTCACCCGGCAGGAGGGCGACTGCCTGGCCCGCTTCGAGTGCCTGCTGGAGCAGACCCACAACGCGCTGGACCTCGCCGACGCCTGTCTGGACCGGATGGCCGAGCTGCCGCCCGGCCCGATCAACCAGCGGCTGCCCAAGGTCCTCAAGGCGCCCGAGGGGCACACGTACGCGTGGACCGAGAACCCGCTCGGCATCAACGGCTACTACCTGGTCAGCAAGGGTGAGAAGACGCCGTACCGGCTGAAGCTGCGTTCGGCGTCGTACAACAACATCCAGGCGCTCACCGAGCTGCTGCCGGGCACGCTGGTGGCGGACATGGTGGCCATCCTGGGGTCAATGTTCTTCGTGGTCGGGGACATCGACAAATAG